In Kogia breviceps isolate mKogBre1 chromosome 19, mKogBre1 haplotype 1, whole genome shotgun sequence, a single genomic region encodes these proteins:
- the RSKR gene encoding ribosomal protein S6 kinase-related protein isoform X1, translating to MGAVSCRKGQHAQMAAPHKGHQFLHQEPLEPAPLLIEKPLPEWPVPQFINLFLPEFPIRPLRGHQQLKILGLVAKGSFGTVLKVLDCGQKAVFVVKVVPKVKVLQRDNLRQCKEEVSIQRQISHPFVHSLGDTWQGKRHLFMMCSYCSTDLYSLWSAVGCFSEASIRLFAAELILVLCYLHDFGIIHRDVKMENILLDERGHLKLTDFGLSRHLPQGTRAYTICGTLQYMAPEVLSGGPYNHAADWWSLGVLLFSLSTGKFPVPAERDHVAMLASVTHYDSAIPASLNQGLSLLLHELLCQNPLHRLRYLHHFQVHPFFRGVAFDTELLQKHPVNFVMETQATQPSPSSESMFFKDFDCNLESFLVHPSLA from the exons ATGGGAGCAGTGAGTTGTCGGAAGGGGCAACATGCCCAGATGGCTGCTCCTCATAAG GGGCATCAGTTCCTGCACCAGGAGCCCCTGGAGCCAGCCCCACTGCTAATAGAGAAGCCTCTGCCTGAGTGGCCAGTGCCTCAGTTCATCAACCTCTTTCTGCCGGAGTTTCCTATTAGGCCCCTTAGGGGGCATCAGCAGCTGAAG ATTTTAGGCCTTGTGGCTAAAGGCTCCTTTGGAACTGTCCTCAAGGTGCTAGATTGTGGCCAGAAAGCAGTATTTGTGGTGAAG GTGGTGCCCAAGGTAAAGGTCCTACAGAGGGACAACCTGAGGCAGTGCAAAGAGGAGGTCAGCATCCAG CGACAGATCAGCCATCCTTTTGTACACAGTTTGGGGGACACCTGGCAGGGAAAACGGCACCTCTTCATGA TGTGTAGCTACTGCAGCACAGATCTGTACTCCCTGTGGTCCGCTGTTGGCTGCTTTAGTGAGGCTTCCATCCGCCTCTTTGCTGCTGAGCTGATCCTGGTGCTGT GCTATCTCCATGACTTTGGCATCATCCATCGAGACGTGAAG ATGGAGAATATCCTTCTGGATGAACGAG GCCATCTGAAACTGACAGACTTTGGCCTGTCCCGCCACCTGCCCCAAGGAACCCGAGCCTATACTATCTGTGGCACTCTTCAGTACATGG CCCCAGAAGTCCTGAGTGGAGGGCCTTACAACCATGCTGCTGATTGGTGGTCCCTGGGTGTCTTGCTTTTTTCTCTGTCAACTGGAAAG TTCCCAGTGCCCGCAGAGAGAGATCATGTGGCCATGTTGGCAAGTGTGACCCACTATGACTCTGCAATCCCAGCTTCTCTTAATCAGGGGCTCTCACTCCTGCTCCATGAG CTATTATGCCAGAATCCCCTCCACCGTCTACGTTATTTGCATCACTTCCAGGTCCACCCTTTCTTTCGGGGTGTGGCCTTTGACACAGAGCTCCTACAGAAGCATCCAGTGAACTTTGTCATGGAGACACAAGCTACCCAGCCCAGTCCATCATCGGAGTCCATGTTCTTCAAGGACTTTGACTGTAATCTGGAGTCCTTCCTGGTGCACCCCAGCCTGGCGTGA
- the RSKR gene encoding ribosomal protein S6 kinase-related protein isoform X4: protein MGAVSCRKGQHAQMAAPHKGHQFLHQEPLEPAPLLIEKPLPEWPVPQFINLFLPEFPIRPLRGHQQLKILGLVAKGSFGTVLKVLDCGQKAVFVVKVVPKVKVLQRDNLRQCKEEVSIQRQISHPFVHSLGDTWQGKRHLFMSYLHDFGIIHRDVKMENILLDERGHLKLTDFGLSRHLPQGTRAYTICGTLQYMAPEVLSGGPYNHAADWWSLGVLLFSLSTGKLLCQNPLHRLRYLHHFQVHPFFRGVAFDTELLQKHPVNFVMETQATQPSPSSESMFFKDFDCNLESFLVHPSLA, encoded by the exons ATGGGAGCAGTGAGTTGTCGGAAGGGGCAACATGCCCAGATGGCTGCTCCTCATAAG GGGCATCAGTTCCTGCACCAGGAGCCCCTGGAGCCAGCCCCACTGCTAATAGAGAAGCCTCTGCCTGAGTGGCCAGTGCCTCAGTTCATCAACCTCTTTCTGCCGGAGTTTCCTATTAGGCCCCTTAGGGGGCATCAGCAGCTGAAG ATTTTAGGCCTTGTGGCTAAAGGCTCCTTTGGAACTGTCCTCAAGGTGCTAGATTGTGGCCAGAAAGCAGTATTTGTGGTGAAG GTGGTGCCCAAGGTAAAGGTCCTACAGAGGGACAACCTGAGGCAGTGCAAAGAGGAGGTCAGCATCCAG CGACAGATCAGCCATCCTTTTGTACACAGTTTGGGGGACACCTGGCAGGGAAAACGGCACCTCTTCATGA GCTATCTCCATGACTTTGGCATCATCCATCGAGACGTGAAG ATGGAGAATATCCTTCTGGATGAACGAG GCCATCTGAAACTGACAGACTTTGGCCTGTCCCGCCACCTGCCCCAAGGAACCCGAGCCTATACTATCTGTGGCACTCTTCAGTACATGG CCCCAGAAGTCCTGAGTGGAGGGCCTTACAACCATGCTGCTGATTGGTGGTCCCTGGGTGTCTTGCTTTTTTCTCTGTCAACTGGAAAG CTATTATGCCAGAATCCCCTCCACCGTCTACGTTATTTGCATCACTTCCAGGTCCACCCTTTCTTTCGGGGTGTGGCCTTTGACACAGAGCTCCTACAGAAGCATCCAGTGAACTTTGTCATGGAGACACAAGCTACCCAGCCCAGTCCATCATCGGAGTCCATGTTCTTCAAGGACTTTGACTGTAATCTGGAGTCCTTCCTGGTGCACCCCAGCCTGGCGTGA
- the RSKR gene encoding ribosomal protein S6 kinase-related protein isoform X3, whose amino-acid sequence MGAVSCRKGQHAQMAAPHKGHQFLHQEPLEPAPLLIEKPLPEWPVPQFINLFLPEFPIRPLRGHQQLKILGLVAKGSFGTVLKVLDCGQKAVFVVKVVPKVKVLQRDNLRQCKEEVSIQRQISHPFVHSLGDTWQGKRHLFMMCSYCSTDLYSLWSAVGCFSEASIRLFAAELILVLCYLHDFGIIHRDVKMENILLDERGHLKLTDFGLSRHLPQGTRAYTICGTLQYMAPEVLSGGPYNHAADWWSLGVLLFSLSTGKLLCQNPLHRLRYLHHFQVHPFFRGVAFDTELLQKHPVNFVMETQATQPSPSSESMFFKDFDCNLESFLVHPSLA is encoded by the exons ATGGGAGCAGTGAGTTGTCGGAAGGGGCAACATGCCCAGATGGCTGCTCCTCATAAG GGGCATCAGTTCCTGCACCAGGAGCCCCTGGAGCCAGCCCCACTGCTAATAGAGAAGCCTCTGCCTGAGTGGCCAGTGCCTCAGTTCATCAACCTCTTTCTGCCGGAGTTTCCTATTAGGCCCCTTAGGGGGCATCAGCAGCTGAAG ATTTTAGGCCTTGTGGCTAAAGGCTCCTTTGGAACTGTCCTCAAGGTGCTAGATTGTGGCCAGAAAGCAGTATTTGTGGTGAAG GTGGTGCCCAAGGTAAAGGTCCTACAGAGGGACAACCTGAGGCAGTGCAAAGAGGAGGTCAGCATCCAG CGACAGATCAGCCATCCTTTTGTACACAGTTTGGGGGACACCTGGCAGGGAAAACGGCACCTCTTCATGA TGTGTAGCTACTGCAGCACAGATCTGTACTCCCTGTGGTCCGCTGTTGGCTGCTTTAGTGAGGCTTCCATCCGCCTCTTTGCTGCTGAGCTGATCCTGGTGCTGT GCTATCTCCATGACTTTGGCATCATCCATCGAGACGTGAAG ATGGAGAATATCCTTCTGGATGAACGAG GCCATCTGAAACTGACAGACTTTGGCCTGTCCCGCCACCTGCCCCAAGGAACCCGAGCCTATACTATCTGTGGCACTCTTCAGTACATGG CCCCAGAAGTCCTGAGTGGAGGGCCTTACAACCATGCTGCTGATTGGTGGTCCCTGGGTGTCTTGCTTTTTTCTCTGTCAACTGGAAAG CTATTATGCCAGAATCCCCTCCACCGTCTACGTTATTTGCATCACTTCCAGGTCCACCCTTTCTTTCGGGGTGTGGCCTTTGACACAGAGCTCCTACAGAAGCATCCAGTGAACTTTGTCATGGAGACACAAGCTACCCAGCCCAGTCCATCATCGGAGTCCATGTTCTTCAAGGACTTTGACTGTAATCTGGAGTCCTTCCTGGTGCACCCCAGCCTGGCGTGA
- the RSKR gene encoding ribosomal protein S6 kinase-related protein isoform X2, giving the protein MGAVSCRKGQHAQMAAPHKGHQFLHQEPLEPAPLLIEKPLPEWPVPQFINLFLPEFPIRPLRGHQQLKILGLVAKGSFGTVLKVLDCGQKAVFVVKVVPKVKVLQRDNLRQCKEEVSIQRQISHPFVHSLGDTWQGKRHLFMSYLHDFGIIHRDVKMENILLDERGHLKLTDFGLSRHLPQGTRAYTICGTLQYMAPEVLSGGPYNHAADWWSLGVLLFSLSTGKFPVPAERDHVAMLASVTHYDSAIPASLNQGLSLLLHELLCQNPLHRLRYLHHFQVHPFFRGVAFDTELLQKHPVNFVMETQATQPSPSSESMFFKDFDCNLESFLVHPSLA; this is encoded by the exons ATGGGAGCAGTGAGTTGTCGGAAGGGGCAACATGCCCAGATGGCTGCTCCTCATAAG GGGCATCAGTTCCTGCACCAGGAGCCCCTGGAGCCAGCCCCACTGCTAATAGAGAAGCCTCTGCCTGAGTGGCCAGTGCCTCAGTTCATCAACCTCTTTCTGCCGGAGTTTCCTATTAGGCCCCTTAGGGGGCATCAGCAGCTGAAG ATTTTAGGCCTTGTGGCTAAAGGCTCCTTTGGAACTGTCCTCAAGGTGCTAGATTGTGGCCAGAAAGCAGTATTTGTGGTGAAG GTGGTGCCCAAGGTAAAGGTCCTACAGAGGGACAACCTGAGGCAGTGCAAAGAGGAGGTCAGCATCCAG CGACAGATCAGCCATCCTTTTGTACACAGTTTGGGGGACACCTGGCAGGGAAAACGGCACCTCTTCATGA GCTATCTCCATGACTTTGGCATCATCCATCGAGACGTGAAG ATGGAGAATATCCTTCTGGATGAACGAG GCCATCTGAAACTGACAGACTTTGGCCTGTCCCGCCACCTGCCCCAAGGAACCCGAGCCTATACTATCTGTGGCACTCTTCAGTACATGG CCCCAGAAGTCCTGAGTGGAGGGCCTTACAACCATGCTGCTGATTGGTGGTCCCTGGGTGTCTTGCTTTTTTCTCTGTCAACTGGAAAG TTCCCAGTGCCCGCAGAGAGAGATCATGTGGCCATGTTGGCAAGTGTGACCCACTATGACTCTGCAATCCCAGCTTCTCTTAATCAGGGGCTCTCACTCCTGCTCCATGAG CTATTATGCCAGAATCCCCTCCACCGTCTACGTTATTTGCATCACTTCCAGGTCCACCCTTTCTTTCGGGGTGTGGCCTTTGACACAGAGCTCCTACAGAAGCATCCAGTGAACTTTGTCATGGAGACACAAGCTACCCAGCCCAGTCCATCATCGGAGTCCATGTTCTTCAAGGACTTTGACTGTAATCTGGAGTCCTTCCTGGTGCACCCCAGCCTGGCGTGA